One genomic window of Peromyscus maniculatus bairdii isolate BWxNUB_F1_BW_parent chromosome 2, HU_Pman_BW_mat_3.1, whole genome shotgun sequence includes the following:
- the Hrct1 gene encoding histidine-rich carboxyl terminus protein 1 has protein sequence MEPPPSEGGPSGFQMLSLLGNTTLVSWITGIALAILLLLLLLAICLFHRSEEHDVERNGVLQIRPRLFQRRRRRRGFLGGFHHHHHHRGHMTGVTSAGFHHHHQHHHRSPHHHHHHHHHHAHGARH, from the coding sequence ATGGAGCCACCACCGAGTGAAGGGGGACCCTCTGGCTTCCAGATGTTAAGCCTTCTGGGGAATACAACCCTCGTGAGCTGGATCACAGGCATCGCGCTAGCTAtcttgctgttgctgctgctgctggccatcTGTCTTTTCCACAGATCAGAGGAGCATGACGTGGAGAGAAACGGAGTCCTGCAAATCAGGCCTCGACTCTTCCAGCGCCGGCGCCGGCGCCGGGGTTTCCTGGGAGGctttcaccatcaccaccatcatcgtGGCCACATGACTGGGGTAACCAGTGCAGGttttcatcaccaccaccagcaccatcaccgttctccccaccaccaccaccaccaccaccaccaccatgctcatGGAGCCCGCCACTGA